A window of Candidatus Scalindua japonica genomic DNA:
TTTCAGGGAGCAACATAAATGACCAGAGCCAGTGTTTCGGCATGTGTAATGACATTTAATAATAATGACGTAATTAAGGAGTGTATGGAAAACGTTAAGTGGGCTGACGAGATCATCGTAGTAGACTCCTTCAGTACTGACAATACGGTTGAAATATGCCGAAAATACACTGACAGGGTATATCAGAGAGAGTGGCCAGGATTCAAGGACCAGTCTAACTATATTGTAAGCCTTGCTAATTATGAATGGATCCTCTTTACAGATGCTGATGAGATAATCTCTCCTGAACTATATCTGGAAATCCAGTCTCTTTTAAACAATAATTCAAACGACTGGGATGGTTTTTACTTCCCGCGCAGAACACGATACCTTGGAAGCTGGATTAACCATGGAGAGTGGTATCCCGCTTATGACCTCCTTCTCTATAAGAAAGGCAAGGGCACATGGGTCAAAGAACCGCATGCTACTCTTGAGCTAAACGGCAAGGCAAAATATTTAAAGAATGATTGTTATCACTATACCTATAGAAATCTTTCCCATCAACTAGATACCATCGATAAATATACAGATATGAGCGCTGTAGAAATGGAGAAAAAAGGGGTGAAATTCCTCCTTTTTCAACTTCTATTCAGGCCTCTTTTCAGATTTATTAAAGGATATATTTTCAAGCGTGGATTTCAGGATGGAGTACCGGGACTGATAGCAGCTATAACAACGTCATTTTACGTCTTCATGAAATACGCAAAACTATGGGAATTACGAATTAAAAATAAACCGCAGATCGGCACAGACAAAAA
This region includes:
- a CDS encoding glycosyltransferase family 2 protein, which produces MTRASVSACVMTFNNNDVIKECMENVKWADEIIVVDSFSTDNTVEICRKYTDRVYQREWPGFKDQSNYIVSLANYEWILFTDADEIISPELYLEIQSLLNNNSNDWDGFYFPRRTRYLGSWINHGEWYPAYDLLLYKKGKGTWVKEPHATLELNGKAKYLKNDCYHYTYRNLSHQLDTIDKYTDMSAVEMEKKGVKFLLFQLLFRPLFRFIKGYIFKRGFQDGVPGLIAAITTSFYVFMKYAKLWELRIKNKPQIGTDKNAYK